Proteins encoded by one window of Vicinamibacterales bacterium:
- a CDS encoding glycosyltransferase family 39 protein, protein MLWVLVAAGAAVYFVALGNSTIWDANEAYYVETPREMLEAHDLVNPSFNYEPRFNKPVLSYWMVAGLYRLFGVSVGVQRLGIAIGAILIVLSAYLIAARFDDEAVSPRLRLAGVWAAAGLLATPRLLMFARRIYIDIWVAAFMALTLAFFAMSEADPPHRRRYLVLMYAAVGLGALTKGPVAIALPGLAFAVYLIARRELWRVREMMLPAGILIVAAIVVPWYGVLYGEHGWTYIRSFLVTENLERYTEGVGVRLHRGPLFYLPVVFSDTFPWSMLLPMAAFAAWRSRTRIETLLWCWIVVIVGFFSFSAGKQDLYIFPIAPAVAALGGMAVARGLSDPRWRRWLLGSLAAAGALLALAGAAVLVVFGGGGRVYALEAAVVVGVVGVLGGATALLLALMRRPAAAALALLGAIVGINWVFVVGVLPEFERYKPVPGFSAVLRERLQPGDVVAHYQASLPSMTYYLRRHVDTYFDADSFVRAVQAPRRVYAVLSSDDYQALKGRLGTTCVVDRRPTFDVKLARVLAREPLPELLLITNQCR, encoded by the coding sequence GTGCTGTGGGTTCTGGTCGCCGCCGGCGCAGCCGTCTATTTCGTGGCCCTCGGCAATTCGACGATCTGGGATGCCAACGAGGCGTACTACGTCGAAACGCCGCGCGAGATGCTCGAGGCCCACGATCTCGTGAATCCGTCGTTCAACTACGAGCCGCGGTTCAACAAGCCGGTCCTCAGCTACTGGATGGTGGCCGGCCTCTACCGGCTGTTCGGCGTCTCGGTCGGCGTGCAGCGCCTCGGGATCGCGATCGGGGCGATACTCATCGTCCTCAGCGCGTACCTGATTGCGGCGCGGTTCGACGATGAGGCCGTGAGCCCGCGTCTGCGGCTGGCGGGCGTCTGGGCCGCCGCCGGGCTTCTCGCCACGCCGCGGCTGCTGATGTTCGCCCGCCGCATCTACATCGATATCTGGGTCGCGGCGTTCATGGCGCTGACGCTCGCGTTCTTCGCGATGAGCGAAGCGGACCCGCCGCATCGGCGCCGCTACCTCGTGCTGATGTACGCGGCGGTCGGCCTCGGCGCGCTGACCAAGGGGCCCGTGGCGATCGCGCTGCCCGGCCTCGCCTTCGCCGTCTATTTGATCGCGCGCCGAGAGCTGTGGCGCGTTCGCGAGATGATGCTGCCGGCCGGCATCCTGATCGTCGCCGCGATCGTCGTGCCCTGGTACGGCGTTCTCTACGGGGAGCATGGCTGGACCTACATCCGGTCGTTCCTCGTGACTGAAAACCTGGAGCGCTATACCGAAGGGGTCGGCGTGCGGCTTCACCGCGGCCCGCTCTTCTACCTGCCGGTGGTGTTCAGCGACACGTTCCCGTGGTCGATGCTGCTGCCGATGGCGGCATTCGCCGCGTGGCGGTCGCGCACGCGGATCGAGACGCTGCTCTGGTGCTGGATCGTGGTGATCGTCGGGTTCTTCTCGTTTTCCGCTGGCAAGCAGGATCTTTACATCTTTCCTATCGCGCCGGCGGTGGCGGCGCTCGGCGGGATGGCGGTCGCGCGCGGCCTTTCGGACCCGCGCTGGCGCAGGTGGCTGCTCGGCAGCCTGGCGGCGGCCGGCGCGCTGCTGGCCCTCGCCGGGGCGGCCGTGCTGGTGGTTTTCGGCGGCGGCGGGCGCGTCTATGCCCTCGAGGCCGCGGTCGTGGTCGGCGTCGTCGGCGTGCTGGGGGGAGCCACGGCGTTGCTGCTCGCCTTGATGCGGCGTCCCGCGGCGGCAGCCCTCGCGCTGCTCGGCGCGATTGTCGGCATCAACTGGGTCTTCGTCGTAGGAGTGTTACCGGAGTTCGAGCGATACAAGCCGGTGCCGGGATTCAGCGCGGTGCTGCGCGAGCGGCTTCAGCCGGGTGACGTCGTCGCGCATTACCAAGCGTCTTTGCCCAGCATGACGTACTATCTGCGGCGTCACGTGGACACCTATTTCGACGCCGATTCGTTCGTGCGTGCCGTGCAGGCGCCCCGGCGGGTCTACGCCGTGCTGTCGAGCGACGACTACCAGGCGCTCAAGGGGCGGCTCGGGACGACCTGCGTCGTCGATCGGCGTCCGACCTTCGACGTGAAGCTGGCGCGGGTGCTCGCGCGCGAGCCGTTGCCTGAATTGCTGCTGATTACGAACCAGTGCCGATAG
- a CDS encoding ABC transporter permease, translating into MFRKLLASQQAGLVVIIILLGAVLTAFAGSHVDRLSGHSVNNFLNPNTLIQVGTDASFFAIMAVGATIVIISGGIDLSVGSVYALAGVAMAMVLRAHSPASPAATFLAGLTVAVGVGVICGALNGLMVVGLRVHPFIITLGTMWILRGIAFVASSAESILVPRALTDVAKASLGLTSSLYPVPILIMVAVTAVGAVYLTRTVMGRHVFAIGGNPEASRFSGLRLPRIQTGVFVISGLTAGIAAFIGASFYGSASCVDATGYELYVIASAVVGGASLSGGKGSAINAALGALLIVLIRQSIRTLHFDQNYEWIIIGCATIVAVVLDQASARLAARRLAAAAGKA; encoded by the coding sequence ATGTTCCGGAAACTCCTCGCCTCGCAGCAGGCCGGCCTGGTCGTCATCATCATTCTGCTCGGCGCCGTGCTGACGGCCTTCGCCGGCAGTCACGTCGACCGCCTGTCCGGGCACAGCGTCAACAACTTCCTCAACCCCAACACCCTCATCCAGGTTGGCACCGACGCGAGCTTCTTCGCGATCATGGCGGTTGGCGCCACGATCGTCATCATCTCTGGCGGCATCGATCTGTCGGTCGGCTCGGTCTACGCCCTGGCCGGCGTCGCCATGGCGATGGTGCTGCGGGCGCACTCGCCCGCGTCCCCGGCGGCGACGTTCCTGGCGGGTCTGACGGTCGCGGTCGGCGTCGGCGTCATCTGCGGCGCTTTGAACGGACTGATGGTCGTGGGCCTGCGCGTCCACCCGTTCATCATCACCCTCGGGACGATGTGGATCCTGCGCGGCATCGCCTTTGTCGCGAGCAGCGCCGAAAGCATCCTGGTGCCGCGGGCGCTGACCGACGTCGCCAAGGCCTCGCTCGGCCTGACCTCGTCGCTCTATCCGGTGCCGATCCTGATCATGGTGGCGGTGACGGCCGTCGGAGCCGTCTACCTGACGCGTACGGTGATGGGCCGGCACGTCTTTGCGATCGGCGGCAACCCCGAGGCGAGCCGCTTTTCCGGACTGCGCCTGCCGCGCATCCAGACCGGCGTGTTCGTGATTTCCGGTCTGACGGCAGGGATTGCCGCGTTCATCGGCGCCAGCTTCTACGGCTCGGCGTCCTGCGTCGACGCAACCGGCTACGAACTCTACGTCATCGCCTCGGCGGTCGTCGGCGGCGCCTCGCTGTCGGGAGGCAAGGGGAGCGCCATCAACGCCGCGCTCGGCGCACTGCTGATCGTGCTGATCCGGCAATCGATCCGCACGCTGCACTTCGATCAGAACTACGAGTGGATCATCATCGGCTGCGCGACCATCGTAGCCGTGGTCCTGGACCAGGCGTCGGCCCGGCTGGCCGCGCGGCGGCTGGCGGCGGCGGCAGGCAAGGCATGA
- a CDS encoding substrate-binding domain-containing protein encodes MNRQKWSVVAGAALALSVAACGGGNSGTTQQSAPAGGTPAGANKGELKIAVIAKSSTNPVFLSARTGAEAAAKELSQQSGVPVEIAWLTPPAEDGQVQAQRIAQAVNEGAGAILISCSDAGKVTGAINDAVGRGVAVMTFDSDAPESKRFAFYGVDDIKTGKAVMDELAKQMGEKGSIAILAGNQNAPNLRKRVEGVKEAAKAYPNMKIVDTFYHIETPQDAAAEVIRAQNAYPQIQGWAMIGGWPLFTPTLLTDLDASKVKIVSVDALPAELAYVDKGLAPVLLAQPVYQWGYIGVKTIFDKVHNGKSVPEIIPMELVKVTKDNLGTWARQLKDWGFTDVNPDYLKRP; translated from the coding sequence GTGAACAGGCAGAAGTGGTCGGTGGTCGCCGGCGCCGCGCTGGCGTTGAGCGTCGCGGCGTGTGGCGGCGGCAACAGCGGAACGACCCAGCAATCGGCGCCGGCAGGCGGAACGCCGGCGGGGGCGAACAAAGGCGAACTGAAGATCGCCGTCATCGCCAAGAGCTCGACCAACCCGGTGTTTCTCTCGGCCCGTACCGGCGCCGAGGCGGCCGCCAAGGAGTTGTCGCAGCAGAGCGGCGTCCCGGTCGAGATCGCGTGGCTGACCCCTCCCGCCGAAGACGGTCAGGTACAGGCGCAGCGGATCGCCCAGGCGGTCAACGAGGGTGCCGGCGCGATTCTGATCTCCTGTTCCGACGCCGGCAAGGTGACCGGCGCGATCAACGACGCCGTCGGCCGCGGCGTGGCGGTGATGACGTTCGATTCCGACGCGCCCGAGTCGAAGCGCTTCGCCTTCTACGGGGTTGACGACATCAAGACCGGCAAGGCGGTGATGGACGAGCTCGCGAAACAGATGGGCGAGAAGGGCTCGATCGCGATCCTCGCCGGCAACCAGAACGCGCCGAACCTGCGCAAGCGCGTCGAAGGCGTGAAGGAGGCGGCGAAAGCCTACCCCAACATGAAGATCGTCGACACCTTCTATCACATCGAGACGCCGCAGGACGCCGCTGCGGAAGTGATTCGCGCGCAGAACGCCTATCCGCAAATCCAGGGCTGGGCGATGATCGGCGGCTGGCCCCTCTTCACGCCGACACTGCTGACCGATCTCGACGCGAGCAAGGTGAAGATCGTCTCAGTCGACGCGCTGCCGGCCGAACTCGCCTACGTCGACAAGGGGCTCGCGCCGGTGCTGCTCGCGCAGCCCGTGTATCAGTGGGGCTACATCGGTGTGAAGACGATTTTCGACAAAGTCCACAACGGCAAATCGGTTCCCGAGATCATCCCGATGGAGCTCGTGAAGGTGACCAAGGACAATCTCGGCACCTGGGCGCGTCAGCTCAAGGACTGGGGCTTCACCGACGTGAATCCCGACTACCTGAAGCGCCCGTGA
- a CDS encoding sugar ABC transporter ATP-binding protein: MSDDAAGRSLSGPASPAVEFDRVTKRFPGVVALQDVSFAIAAGSCHALCGENGAGKSTLGKILAGLYRVDGGSLRVSGRTVRFSGPQAALSAGIGMVHQELLFCDNLSVAENLCLGTLPSRRGFVSRAEMLARAQRMLAAIDAPLDVHRTVGSLTAGQQQMLQIASAVGRGARIIVFDEPTSSLSQHEAVKLYELLGRLRAQGVTAIYVSHRMEEIFRLCDTVTVLRDGRHVATQPTSSLDEKTLVQMMIGRSLEDYLPSHVQAPPGSELLRVEGLSSPGKFRDVSFSVRAGEVVGFAGLVGAGRSEVATALFGLDPNATGRVAVHGRAVPLGAIDQAMRSGIGLVPEDRKRQGLVLSMSAGSNTSLVILKQLARLSFVRRQAERSLAAEYFARLRVRAPGPQTITAGLSGGNQQKIVLAKWLAARCDVLILDEPTRGVDVGAKAEIHGLIDELAASGKGVILISSELPEVLNLSTRIIVLRDGRITGELPRSEATQYALMRLMAGMAA; encoded by the coding sequence GTGAGCGACGACGCTGCAGGCCGGAGCCTTTCGGGCCCGGCATCGCCCGCCGTCGAGTTCGACCGCGTCACCAAGCGCTTTCCCGGGGTGGTGGCGCTGCAGGATGTGTCCTTCGCGATCGCGGCGGGCTCGTGCCATGCCCTGTGCGGCGAGAACGGCGCCGGCAAGAGCACGCTCGGGAAGATCCTCGCCGGCCTCTACCGCGTCGACGGCGGCAGCCTGCGGGTATCTGGACGGACTGTCCGGTTCAGCGGCCCGCAGGCGGCGCTGTCGGCGGGCATCGGCATGGTGCACCAGGAACTGCTGTTCTGCGACAACCTGTCGGTGGCCGAGAATCTCTGTCTCGGTACGTTGCCGTCGCGCCGCGGTTTCGTGTCGCGCGCCGAGATGCTGGCGCGGGCGCAGCGGATGCTCGCGGCGATTGACGCGCCGCTGGACGTGCACAGGACGGTCGGTTCGTTGACCGCGGGGCAGCAGCAGATGCTGCAGATCGCGAGCGCGGTCGGCCGCGGCGCGCGGATCATCGTGTTCGACGAGCCGACGAGCAGCCTGTCGCAGCACGAGGCCGTGAAGCTCTACGAGCTGCTCGGCCGGCTCCGCGCGCAGGGGGTGACGGCGATCTATGTCAGTCACCGTATGGAGGAGATTTTCCGCCTGTGCGACACCGTGACGGTGTTGCGCGACGGACGCCACGTAGCCACGCAGCCGACCTCTTCGCTCGACGAGAAGACGCTCGTGCAGATGATGATCGGCCGTTCGCTCGAGGACTATCTGCCCAGCCACGTCCAGGCGCCGCCAGGGTCGGAGCTGCTGCGTGTCGAAGGGCTGTCGAGCCCCGGCAAGTTCCGTGACGTCTCCTTCTCGGTGCGCGCCGGCGAGGTGGTCGGCTTCGCCGGTCTCGTTGGCGCCGGCCGCTCCGAGGTGGCCACGGCGCTCTTCGGTCTCGATCCGAACGCCACCGGACGCGTCGCCGTGCACGGGCGCGCCGTGCCGCTTGGCGCCATCGACCAGGCGATGCGCAGCGGCATCGGCCTGGTTCCCGAGGACCGCAAGCGGCAGGGACTGGTGCTGTCGATGTCGGCCGGCAGCAACACGTCGCTCGTGATTCTGAAGCAGCTCGCCCGGTTGTCGTTCGTCAGACGCCAGGCGGAACGGTCGCTCGCGGCCGAGTACTTCGCCCGCCTCCGCGTGCGTGCGCCCGGCCCCCAGACCATCACCGCCGGCCTTTCCGGAGGCAACCAGCAGAAGATCGTGCTCGCGAAGTGGCTCGCCGCGCGGTGCGACGTTCTGATCCTGGACGAGCCGACCCGTGGCGTCGACGTCGGCGCCAAGGCGGAAATCCATGGCCTCATCGACGAGCTCGCGGCCTCCGGCAAAGGGGTGATTCTCATCTCCTCGGAGCTTCCGGAAGTGCTCAACCTGTCAACGCGCATCATCGTGTTGCGCGACGGCCGCATCACCGGCGAACTGCCCCGCAGCGAGGCGACGCAGTATGCGCTGATGCGGCTGATGGCTGGGATGGCGGCGTAG
- a CDS encoding glycoside hydrolase family 3 N-terminal domain-containing protein encodes MRALIAMVAFLVVGVPLIAQGPGTPPDSQAFLDQNGRVAPVNVDAAKIRALLGKMTLKEKVGQMTQLEIGMITDGDGEAIRINPDKLHKAIAEYGVGSILNVKDQALPLPKWREIVTAIQDEARKTRLRIPVVYGIDTIHGANYVRGGELFPQPLGMASTWNPELMMQGSHMAAIETRAAGLPWNFSPVLDVGRQPLWPRLWETFGEDVHLVTVMGVAAVRGYQGADPAAADRVGATLKHYVGYSAPVTGHDRTPALIPDVLLRETYLPPFAAAVRAGALSVMVNSGEVNGIPGHVNGHLLKTVLRGEMGFDGVVVSDWADIKKLVDTHHTSANERDATRDAVLAGIDMSMVPSDYGFPDLLLALAESGAVPRARIDEAVTRILTMKARLGLFDDPLRGTTAAVEAGSPEARRLALAAARESIVLLKNAAGVLPLASSARVLLTGPTADSLLALNNGWSLVWQGNRKDLYPSDRPTVRGALDKALGGRVTYVPGADYDTEIDVAAARAAAAQADVVVLCLGELAYAETPGNIDDLELPAAQIRLAREVAAAGKPVILLLLEGRPRLIRKVADAAQAIVLGLNPGIEGGQAIADVLVGTVNPSGKLPITYPRDPNALVPYDHKAFDEQDKSFHPQFEFGHGLSYTTFAYSGLSVSPTGGALAVATDVSVTVANTGAIAGAEVVQLYVSQKSASVTPPVKRLKRFVKVPLAAGERRALTFHLTRDDFSFIGRDGTRIAEPGSFTVMVGPLRQDIARK; translated from the coding sequence ATGCGCGCACTAATTGCCATGGTTGCTTTCCTGGTCGTCGGCGTCCCACTTATCGCCCAGGGGCCAGGGACACCACCAGACAGCCAGGCTTTTCTCGATCAGAACGGGCGTGTCGCGCCTGTGAACGTCGACGCCGCAAAGATCCGCGCCCTCCTCGGCAAGATGACGCTGAAGGAGAAGGTCGGGCAGATGACGCAGCTCGAGATCGGCATGATCACGGACGGCGACGGCGAGGCCATCCGCATCAACCCCGACAAGCTGCACAAGGCGATCGCCGAGTATGGCGTCGGCTCGATCCTCAACGTCAAGGACCAGGCGCTGCCGCTGCCGAAGTGGCGCGAGATCGTCACGGCCATCCAGGATGAAGCGCGGAAGACGCGTCTCCGGATTCCCGTCGTCTACGGCATCGACACGATCCATGGTGCCAACTACGTGCGGGGCGGCGAGCTCTTTCCGCAGCCGCTCGGCATGGCGTCAACCTGGAATCCAGAGCTGATGATGCAGGGGAGCCACATGGCGGCCATCGAGACACGGGCCGCCGGCCTGCCGTGGAATTTCTCACCGGTGCTCGACGTCGGCCGCCAGCCGCTGTGGCCGCGGCTGTGGGAGACCTTTGGCGAGGACGTCCATCTGGTGACGGTGATGGGGGTGGCCGCGGTGCGCGGCTATCAGGGCGCGGATCCGGCAGCGGCTGACCGCGTCGGCGCCACGCTGAAGCACTACGTCGGCTACAGCGCGCCGGTGACGGGCCACGATCGGACGCCGGCCCTTATTCCTGACGTCCTGCTGCGCGAGACCTACCTGCCGCCGTTCGCGGCCGCGGTGCGCGCCGGCGCCCTGTCGGTCATGGTCAATTCAGGCGAAGTGAACGGTATCCCCGGACACGTCAACGGCCACCTCCTCAAGACCGTTCTTCGCGGCGAGATGGGCTTCGACGGAGTGGTGGTGTCGGATTGGGCCGATATCAAAAAGCTGGTCGATACCCATCACACGTCCGCCAACGAGCGGGACGCGACCCGCGATGCCGTCCTGGCCGGCATCGACATGAGCATGGTCCCGAGCGACTACGGCTTTCCCGACCTGCTGCTGGCGCTCGCGGAATCCGGCGCCGTGCCGCGGGCCCGCATCGACGAAGCGGTCACCCGCATCCTCACGATGAAGGCGCGGCTCGGGCTGTTCGACGACCCGCTGCGCGGGACGACGGCGGCCGTCGAAGCAGGATCGCCCGAAGCGCGCCGCCTCGCGCTGGCGGCCGCGCGCGAGTCGATCGTGTTGTTGAAGAACGCGGCCGGCGTGTTGCCGCTGGCCTCGTCGGCGCGCGTCCTTCTCACCGGGCCGACCGCCGATTCGCTGCTCGCGCTCAACAACGGATGGTCGCTGGTCTGGCAGGGCAACCGCAAGGACCTGTACCCGAGCGATCGTCCGACGGTCCGTGGCGCGCTCGACAAGGCGTTGGGCGGCCGCGTCACCTACGTGCCGGGCGCGGACTACGACACCGAGATCGACGTCGCGGCCGCGCGCGCCGCCGCCGCGCAGGCCGACGTCGTCGTTCTCTGTCTCGGCGAGCTCGCCTACGCCGAGACGCCCGGCAACATCGACGATCTCGAGCTGCCGGCGGCGCAGATCCGGCTGGCCCGCGAGGTGGCTGCGGCCGGCAAACCGGTGATCCTGCTCCTGCTCGAAGGGCGGCCCCGCCTGATTCGCAAGGTGGCCGACGCCGCGCAGGCGATCGTGCTCGGTTTGAATCCCGGCATCGAGGGAGGTCAGGCGATCGCCGACGTCCTCGTCGGCACGGTCAACCCGAGCGGAAAGCTGCCGATCACGTATCCGCGCGACCCGAATGCGCTCGTCCCCTACGACCACAAGGCGTTCGACGAACAGGACAAGTCGTTTCATCCGCAGTTCGAATTCGGCCACGGGCTGAGCTACACGACGTTCGCGTACTCCGGGCTGAGCGTCTCGCCAACCGGCGGCGCGCTCGCCGTCGCGACCGACGTTTCGGTGACCGTGGCGAATACCGGCGCTATTGCGGGCGCGGAAGTCGTCCAGCTCTACGTCTCGCAGAAGTCCGCGAGCGTGACTCCGCCGGTCAAGCGCCTCAAGCGGTTCGTCAAGGTCCCGCTCGCGGCAGGTGAGCGCCGCGCCCTCACGTTCCACCTGACGCGCGACGACTTCAGCTTCATCGGCCGAGACGGCACGCGCATCGCCGAACCGGGCAGCTTCACCGTCATGGTGGGCCCGCTGCGTCAGGACATCGCACGCAAGTAG
- a CDS encoding nitrilase-related carbon-nitrogen hydrolase: protein MSQLRYAAAACQTDFANPLDRAAMRANTDRMLAMIDAAVAGSAPFLPVRLIVFPEFAHAAPVFATVAELRDKLAVPIPNEHTDRLAAKAREHGVYVQSGSMIETDPRWPDAVFNTTCLIGPEGLLYKYRKVNPWIPYEVHSSPHDLEGYDEPLFPVADTPIGRIGCAICYDWLFPEAIRQLAMNGAEILVRVSAYMDPWGATEPMNWWTVVNRCRALENVAYVVAANQGASLRHYPPYSWPGGSQIVDFDGRLVVEASPGPGERIVVGPIDVGALRHERESRAGHHMLSHLRTEAYPIYGRPVYPPLTEALSYEANLRRIAKAKHGSP from the coding sequence GTGTCTCAGCTTCGCTACGCCGCCGCCGCCTGCCAGACCGACTTCGCCAACCCGCTCGATCGCGCGGCGATGCGCGCGAACACGGATCGGATGCTGGCGATGATCGACGCCGCGGTCGCGGGCAGCGCGCCGTTCCTGCCCGTCCGCCTGATCGTGTTTCCCGAGTTCGCGCACGCCGCGCCGGTCTTTGCCACCGTCGCCGAGCTGCGCGACAAGCTTGCCGTCCCGATTCCCAACGAACACACCGACCGGCTCGCCGCGAAAGCGCGCGAGCACGGCGTCTACGTGCAGAGCGGGTCGATGATCGAGACCGACCCGCGGTGGCCGGATGCCGTCTTCAACACGACCTGCCTGATCGGCCCAGAGGGCCTGCTCTACAAGTACCGTAAGGTCAATCCCTGGATCCCCTACGAGGTGCACAGCAGCCCGCACGACCTCGAGGGATACGACGAGCCGCTGTTCCCGGTCGCCGACACGCCGATCGGCCGCATCGGCTGCGCCATCTGCTACGACTGGCTCTTTCCGGAAGCGATCCGCCAGCTGGCGATGAACGGCGCCGAGATCCTCGTACGGGTCTCGGCCTACATGGACCCGTGGGGCGCGACCGAGCCCATGAACTGGTGGACCGTCGTCAATCGCTGCCGCGCCCTCGAGAACGTCGCCTACGTGGTTGCCGCGAACCAAGGGGCGTCGCTGCGTCACTACCCGCCCTACTCGTGGCCGGGCGGCAGCCAGATCGTCGACTTCGATGGCCGCCTCGTCGTCGAGGCCTCGCCCGGACCAGGCGAACGCATCGTCGTCGGCCCCATCGACGTCGGGGCCCTGCGCCACGAGCGCGAGAGCCGCGCCGGCCATCACATGCTCTCGCACCTCAGGACCGAAGCGTACCCGATTTACGGTCGCCCCGTATATCCGCCGCTCACCGAAGCCCTGTCGTATGAAGCCAACCTGCGGCGCATCGCGAAAGCAAAGCACGGATCGCCCTGA
- the xylA gene encoding xylose isomerase, producing MSDNTFTFGLWTVGNQGRDPFGEPVRQPIAPDRIVHLLAEVGAMGVNFHDNDLIPITATPAEQDRIVKDFKKALADTGLKVPMATTNLFTDPAFKDGAFTSNDAKVRAYALQKTMRSMDVGYDLGARIYVMWGGREGVESDATKSPLDAIKRMRDAVNFLCEYARDQHYDYRFALEAKPNEPRGDIYLPTTGAMLGFIATLEHPGMVGVNPEVAHEHMAGLNFLHAIAQAWDAGKLFHIDLNDQAFGRYDQDFRFGANSLKQNFFVVKFLEDVGYQGSRHFDAHAYRTEDLEGVKAFARGCIRTYELMKERARKWNADPEIAAILADLATTDEPDWAADKYTAEKGKALKAKSYDRVALGGRGLGYERLDQLTVEILMGAR from the coding sequence ATGTCCGACAACACGTTCACCTTTGGCCTCTGGACGGTTGGCAACCAGGGGCGCGATCCGTTCGGCGAACCGGTGCGCCAGCCGATCGCTCCGGATCGGATCGTTCATCTGCTGGCCGAAGTCGGCGCGATGGGCGTCAACTTCCACGACAACGATCTGATACCGATCACCGCGACGCCGGCCGAGCAGGACCGGATCGTCAAGGACTTCAAGAAGGCGCTCGCCGACACCGGACTGAAGGTGCCGATGGCGACCACGAATCTTTTCACCGACCCGGCGTTCAAGGACGGCGCCTTCACGTCGAACGACGCCAAGGTCCGCGCCTACGCCCTGCAGAAGACGATGAGATCGATGGACGTCGGCTACGATCTGGGCGCGCGCATTTACGTGATGTGGGGCGGTCGCGAGGGCGTCGAGTCCGACGCGACCAAGAGCCCGCTCGACGCCATCAAGCGGATGCGCGACGCCGTCAACTTCCTCTGCGAGTACGCGCGCGACCAGCACTACGACTACCGCTTCGCGCTCGAAGCCAAGCCGAACGAGCCGCGCGGCGACATCTACCTGCCGACGACCGGCGCGATGCTCGGTTTCATCGCCACGCTCGAACATCCCGGGATGGTCGGCGTCAACCCCGAGGTGGCGCACGAGCACATGGCCGGCCTCAACTTCCTGCACGCGATCGCGCAGGCATGGGACGCCGGCAAGCTGTTCCACATCGACCTCAACGACCAGGCGTTCGGCCGCTACGACCAGGATTTCCGCTTCGGCGCCAACAGCCTCAAGCAGAACTTCTTCGTCGTCAAGTTCCTCGAGGACGTCGGCTATCAGGGCAGCCGCCACTTCGACGCGCACGCCTACCGCACGGAAGATCTCGAAGGGGTCAAGGCGTTCGCGCGCGGCTGCATCCGCACCTACGAGTTGATGAAGGAGCGCGCCAGGAAGTGGAACGCCGATCCGGAGATCGCGGCGATCCTGGCCGATCTTGCGACGACGGACGAGCCGGACTGGGCGGCAGACAAGTACACCGCCGAAAAGGGGAAAGCCCTGAAGGCGAAATCGTACGACCGTGTCGCGCTCGGCGGGCGCGGCCTCGGGTACGAGCGGCTCGACCAGCTGACGGTCGAGATCCTGATGGGCGCGAGATAG